TCTCTAGCAGATAGgcagctgttagctctgttcaCATTCTAAACTGTGCTATATAGACCTGGTTTTGCACTGAACCCTGAATATAGCAGTTAAACCAGCAAAAGACCCAAATGACTATGAGTGGAAGAAGTCAGTAGCAGTGCCCTGATGCACAGAGTCACAAACAGTGATGCAATCGTTTACTGATGTTTACTACAGTGAACAATGATGCAATACTTTGCTTGATAAGAATGAACAAACTCCACAGTCTGTGACTACATACTTAAGTATCAATGAAGAAAGTGATGAGTGTGCAGGTGCCCTCTACAGCTGTGTGACTGTACCTGTGCAGTGAGGACCGGAACAGTCTCCAGGGAGCCCTTCTGttgctccacctcctccttcagtTTATCTATCCGGTCCTGCTTCAGGGCCAGCGCTCGCTCCGCCTCCTCTAGTCGACTGCACAGATCTCCTCCCTggaagacagacacacaaaacacacagacggaTGTTACTACGTGAATCCAGAGGCTTAATAGCTAAAGAAATAGACTAAGTAGATCTTTGGATGTTTTTACCTCACTCTTCAGTTTAGAATCATAGTCTCTAAAAAGACAGGTGTATGCATGTTGCAACTGGGTCAGTTTCttcctgagagaaaaaaaagggaacaacaTTTTTCCACACAGTATTCAAATATATAGTCAAATATCCGATGGTGTTCTGCTTACAGTATTCAAGAATTTGTAGCATTCAACATCACATTTATAGAACAAAAATCATGCATCGAAACTGTTTGGCATTGTTACAGACACCTCTGAAGgccctgaaaataagaattatCTGAATCATTGGTGTGTTGGACCCACTTCTCCTCTGTGACGacgtgtctctctgtcttcaggGCCTGCTCCAGGCTCTgggtctgcagcagcagcttgtccATGGCCACATGATGctgcttcctctgctgctccagctCCCGCTCTGCCACCTGCAGGGCCTTCATCTTATTGCACAGCCTAACACCAGAGTGGAGAGAAAGAACGtcagcacacatacacaactacaGGTGAACACAGAGAAGCCTTATATATGCATTTATGCTGACACGCAAGCGTACTTTTCATCCAACACTTTGCGCTCATGCTCGCTTTTCTCCAGGCAGCTCTGTCTCTCGTTCAGCTCTCCTAGTAGGGAGGTTGCTTGAGCTTTCAGAGCCTCGCAGTCCTTGGCCAGCTGTAAAAATAGGAAAAGCTTTAAGTTATCTGGGGCTGCAGTTGATATTTTAAGGCTGCTTGCTACAGTGCCATCATCTGTAGTTGgaagattttaacattttggattGTGGAGTAAACACCAAAGCTGTTCACAGTTCATACCTGGGAACAGTCCTTGTCCTTCTGTTTGAGCAGAGCTTCAGTTCTGTCCCGCTGAGCTGAGCTCTTCTGCAGGTAATCAAGCTTCTCCTCCAACTCACGATACCTACAGACACAACAGGTCCATGACTAAACTGGGCTAAATAccaatatatacacaaatatgtATCACAACAATAAAAGTGTGAGTGAAGGTGTGATCATTCTTATGTCGAAAATGCAATTTAAGCCCTTGTTGtcaatatatacaaaatgtcTGCGTCAAAATActgcagtaaaaatataatataacattgatgtggatgcatttgtattttttcaggCAGTGTCACATTCCAAAAACAACCTCCAACTTGTTACcttgtaggtaaaaaaaacatcttaatatCATTTTCCTAGTTCACAGAGCAATCATTTTCTTAACCAGCATCAGTCCTGATCAAAACTAccaaatatttatcattttcagaattttaaccatttaaaagCCAGGTTGTTTAAGTTGCCActgctgtttttcattaaaacaaaaacacctttcttttcttttttacagttttactgTCACTGATTATCAACAACAATGATTTTGATGCATTGCATCAAACACTGCATTGCTCCATAGTACAGCAGCAATGCCCCTAGTGGAAGCTGGGAAAATAGCATTTGCCCCATAGGACAAACATGAGAAAATTATTCAATCTGGTGAACGatagtttaaaaaacattttgaagccAGGCTCTAGATAGAAGGTTTGCcagcggtgtatgaatgggtgtgaatgtcctgatgagcaggtggcaccttgcatggtagcccctgtcatcagtgtgtgaatggatgaatgatgacatgtagtgttaaagggCTTTAAGTGgatggaagactagaaaagtgctttacaagTACAGACTATTTACCATAAGAGTTGAGGTTGAAGTGAacttcaaaattaaaaaaaaaaaacctcacaacaTGTATGCCATATGCACTAACACAACCAAAATACTGGAGGAATCAAGCCAAACATGTCCCTAGTGAGGATTAATACAATGTAGACCACAAATACAGGCCTCTTATTatattcaaagaaaataaagtcatCTTAATAGGAATTGCAATATTGGTCATTAGAATCCCAAATAAATACTGCACTCAAATCATCCCACTCTACAATATTTTTGAAACTATTTTCTCTCCAATTCGGTTTGCCAGTATGATTGAAAAGTAAGCAAAAAAACCCCGCAACTTTTAACCCTTTAATGCAAAGACAGGAACTGCAAGTTTGTCGGAAATGAAAATGCCTTGTCCACTGAATGAATAAGAAATTGTAATGGTATATATAATACAACAACatgattgaaaaagaaaatgtaaagccTGCCTTATTTGGAAGTTAAcaacagatacaaaaaaaaaaaaaaaaaaaaacatacagaaaacCAATTAGACTTGAAAATAAGAGACAGGCAGGTGGCACAAGTAACATCCACACACAGCGGCAAAGACACAGAACTGTAGAGAGAAGGCATGCACACGGTGAGTAAAAGAAAGCCACACAGAGCTGTGGGCTCACCTGCCCTGTGTGGCCTGAAGCTGCTCTGTGAGTTTAGCCAGGCTAGAGCTGGAGGAGGgaacaaaaagagaggaaggaggaggaagacgtcTTCAATTTATTAAGAGGAAGAAGTGCAGGAATAAAAACAGCATGCCAGTTTCCTTATGCCATTCATTCTCGTCTGCAGGTATACAGTCTAGTTATGGTTAATTCAACAGCATTCAGTCAAAAAGCTGCCAAAGAGCACTagttaaaagacagaaagtCCATTTAGTGTTGTTAGTTTCAAACAATGCAAGGAAATATTTTGTACCCAAAAAAGCGTCATACCTGTCAGAGGAGTGCTGTGCCTCAGAGCGATGCTGAATAACCTCTTCGGTAGCGCTGCttgcctgtaaaaaaacattcatacaaGTCTATGAGGTCACAGATAAGGAAGCGGGCTGTTGTGTACATATCATCTCTAATGTACATGAAGACATCATAGTTTTATCTGACTGTCTGATTGTGTTTGCCTCATTCCAGTCCTGAACAGTTTTAAGCCTGATTCAACCACATAAagtactttgttttaaaaagtgctgtataaataacaattattagTTTCATAATTGAACATAAAAATGGCCTTGTGCAAGAACCACTTGTTTTAAAGTAGCACTTGCATGTGTGGTCCAGGCCCGTCATACGAGTACATGCATACGGACAGTGTGTAGTCCACCGAAGTGGGAAAGTGGTATAGTATAGCATATAGCCTGAGTTTTATACCCTAGACGAACCTTTCCGAcagggaactgaagctgttatatCCATCGacgctctcctcaaagccacaagactccttGTACATAATAGTCACTTTACCTTGTAGAAAAACAGCAGTTGCTGGTCTACTGTTGCATTTATTAGTTAGTTTGGTTGTGTTATTgggtgactttggtgttttaaaagggttagttcagattcaccaaagtcacgcAATAACCTAAACTAACTAACCGGTCGACGCAGCAGATGACCAGCAACCCCTGTGACCTGcatgttaaattgtttttgtcaaaggactcttgtggctttgaagagagcatagatagaTATAGAACGGCTTCAGCTCCTGttggaaagggctgtctgactgCAAGGTacagcagtgaaaatattaTTGACTGATTTTTGTGTAGGTGAGCCTTTCTTTTAGATGTAACgtcacagcagtacattgctttgctcttGTCCcagttctcctgtctgtttccatCTCAAACCACACTGACCTATCACTTGAATGCCTCATTAGCTTTTTCTTGactcaacataaaataaaaataaatgtgttatccATCCCAGGTTTGTCTATTGTTAATGCTGTTATATCCTTATGTCTATCCTGCTCATCTGTAGAACCAGATCACTGCCCTGGATCCTGATGTAGAACTTGATGGTGCTTGAATCACAGTGTTACCTGTGCCTGGACCAGTTTTCCCCGTAGCTGGTCAATGCAGCGCTTCAttcgctctctctccttctctccctcgtCCTtgtccctctccagctcttcattcttcctcctcagctccctcatCCCTTCCTCCAGCTTTTCTTTGTGGCTTTTCAGCAGCTGGAGAAACTCATTTGCACCTTCCACAGGCtaaataaaagtgaaagaaCCGGAGATGAGTGGATGCAGGGAGAAAGTGATGACAGGAGGGACTTGGACAGAAACAGACCACGTTCACCCTGCGCCGGAGGACTGACACCAAGCAAAACCAAGATGTGAGAGGAACAAACGGAGGCTTacaaaaggagacagagagggattTTAAAAAGGGATGTGGTGCGTTGGAGCTGTGTGTTAATGCTGTGCTCCATACAACGTGAAACACAGTGGAATTTCTGGTTACTAACTACCATTCAATCCAGTGCTCCTGCCCAAAAatacaaggaaaaaaacatggatgaCCTAAGGAATTATATTGCCCAATGTAAAACAGTTCCTAGTAACATGTtggtttattattaaaatatgttttaaatgctgCATGATGATTCGTGCcagtatttgtatttacagTTATGACCTCACAGGCCATCCCatgttatttttctgaatatgaAGTCAGGATTTTTAACCTCTGCCTGAATGCAATGACAGATTAGGTGGGGTAAAGCATTTAACCAGAAGAGGGGCAGCCACAGGGTCAGTGTCAGGGGTCTGATTGGGGGAAAATTGGGAAGCAGTGAGCAGGCTCACCTGGCCATTTCCCCTGCCCACTATCTCCCCCCATACCTCTGATAGtgaggtggagggagaggggggggcgCTACTCAAGAAGCTACGCACACTCGCGTCGCCCTAGACACACGGACATACCAGTtagatggaaaacaaacaaatacgtCAAAAGTGAAATCACAGCAGGGCTCCACAGCGGCACACATCTTACCAGGCTGCGAGGCggtgtggtctgtgtgtgttgatccGTCTCTTCAACTCTTCTCTTCTCCCGCTGATCTAGTGTCTGAAACAAGGGGTTCCAACATCCACAGTTTAACAATTTCTGTCTCCCTTACTTTCcccttcattctctctctccctcattgcattgatgtaaaaaaacaaaacaacaacaacaacagtggcATTAATcccaagaaacaaaaaactcttACTATGGATTTGTATagatataaaacatgaaatgcaaCACATGAAATGCATCTTCAAATatcaattcattcatttaagGAAAATGAGCACACAgctaatgtaaatatatacagaaataaaactttGCAGTGATGAAGAGGTGAAATAATCTCTGCATAAAAATTCATATACCGACACgtgattataaaatataacagGGGAAGCTATGGAATGGTGGAACTaatttgtcaaaatgtaaaatcaccCGAAAATGTGTGAATATGAGGAAGCAGATATGTGAATCTTGGCGAGCTAACCTGTGGTCCCTCCAGTGTTCCGCTCCTGGCTGGTCGCCCCTGCAGGTCTTCAGTCTGGCTGGGGCTGCAGCAGTGGTTGGAGGAGAGGTTAGAGGCTGGTCCGTTCACCAAGCTCTGTAAGGAGTGGTTTTCCTGAGCCAGCCTCTCCACCAGGGCCCTGGCCTCCTGGAAACGACAGCTGAGAAACTCCCGTTCATCTCTTGTCCTCTGCTgccatccctccatctcctcacaGCGCTGACGTAAGGCTATGTTGCTCCGCCGCAAGGCATCTGGAGGACAGAAGGATGAGACTGATACGTCATACAGAGTGACACAACCGGTAGAATGAATGCGTAATAACAAACTTTATGTATTCAGCATTTTTCTAGTGCTTTAAATGGTTGAACCtggattaaaacatttcaagaCTGCAATGAGGTAAATAAAATCCCACaactaaaataatacataaataaaataaaatcaacaatattataagaaaaaacacaaaaaatgatattaaataaGATGATAAATGTGGgaaagatgtgttttgagaAGTAATTAAAGGTAGATGACTGATTTTAAGACCTTAAAGTTAATCATTCTAAAACCGAATGATATGATCTTTTCTTTAGGTATTTGTTAAGAGCTGAGCCGCTGCATTTTGGACGAGCTGAAGACGTGAGATCGTTGTATGTCTTAACCCGGAATACAACTGATGAAAGTTGCCttccttattgtttttttgttagtttttttaatgggaCATACATTTGTGTATCATACAATGATAGTGTATTTTGAGTTTGTGTATGATATGACCCAGTGGCTGCATGTATACACAGAATAATAGGGGGCCCAGGATGGGGCCTTGGTGTACACCACAGGTCAGAGGGGCCAAATAACAGACCACAACTGAAAAACTTGTGtttgataaatacataaatcaacTAATGAGATTTGAACCAGTCTAGAGCTGCCGAGCTGCCATGCTGCCAACCCACTTTTCAAATACATGGGACCTTAGATTAAACAAATAGTGATGAGAAACTAGATATGTAGTTTTTTTcctaattttgtttttcatgatttcaGGGGCTTAAAGAGAATATGAAGTATGAAGAGTAGAATGCCTCAACTTGTATTACTAAACATTGTTTCTTACAGTTTCCTTTAAAATCCCCAATTCATGTCTGCCATGTATATTCTGTACCAGTCCTCTGGTAAAATGATATGCCATACTTTGATTTAAGCAAATatgttgctttatttaaaataaaataaaagatcatTCACTTAGAATTGAATCATGGGAATGCATCATACCTCTAAGCTGCTGGTTGTCCCCCAGCAACCTGTTCACCACTTCATTGGATGCCAGCTCTGGTGGTACCCTGAGGGTCCCGCCACTCTCTTCTCCTGACATCTCCCACTGCATTGGGCCATCAGGTTGGGGCTGCACCatcccctacacacacacacacacacacacacacacacacacacacacacacacacacacacacacacacacacacacagagattatCATCGACACACACCTCAGGAAACCGCTATTTGTGGGATTAACTACATAGATAACAACgcatgttttgtgtttcaccGTCGATATGCATTTCACTTCATCTTGACCTGATCTCAACTGTATTATTAACCCCATACCAGTCGTCTTCTGGGGGGCTTAACCTGGCCCTAAACGGACCCAGAGCTCGACACTAGCCCCGCATCCATCGCCACATACTGACACATGGCACACACCACGCCTCGTCCCCGTTAGGCGGCCTGAGATAGTAGCTTTCAGTTTCAATTTAACCCCGTGTCACAATGCCGCTACATTTTCGGTGTGAGGAGGCCACGGGGCTGCTGATGGGCTCCAGTCTAAAGACTCCCTGGTGGAGGGTCAATGCTCTTCTTTGTGCTGTACTATAAGCTACATACTGGTATCTGTGAACAGGACGAAAACATTACGTCATTCCCAATACCATGAGGCAAAGAGCTCGCCCGGAACAGCTTTAACATACGTCTTTATCTACCATATACACAGAAGTGTAATGCCCAGTCGTTAATATCAACCGTGTCCTGGGTGTTGTCTCGCGTTGACCACAGCTGAGCTCACACAGATGGTGTTAACACGGGCATAACGCCGCACTGCTGGCGTACGTGACAGTCACATTACAGGCGGACCGGTCCTCTTACCCCCGCTTCTCTCTCGGCTCGGTCGTCCGTAATAAGAGGCGCGTGAGCTGTCACGCAGGTTCAACTTGTCAGTGAGCGTCTCCGGTCAGCCCCCGTTCAGACCTGCTGGCCGATGCTGGATCGATGGCTAGCGGTGTAGCTTATGAGCTAGCTTGTGTGCTTTAGCCGCCAGTAGCCGGGTTATCCGAGGCAATCGTTGACTGACAAAAACAACGACCCACATCAACGCAGCGTGTGTCTTCCGAGAGGCATTGTGCCCGGTGTCGTAGCGGTACCCTGGTACAATGTGCGTGTTTGAGGTGGGTTTAGGTTATCTGTCAAAGCCGAGGCGACTGTTGTTGGCTCAGGAAATCAGAGTGGTTGTTATGCCCTGAGTGCGGCCTCTCAGGCATCACTTCCGTTCAAACTCCATAACAACGCCTTTGGTTTAATCCGTGGAGTCTGTGCTTTAAACCAATGCTGTGGCATTCGAATGTAAACCCTCATGAGACAAAACATGCACACCAAGCAATGCAATCAAACAAATGACTCTTTTCTTCgaattttctttgctttttgtcTCTTACATTTTTCCAACAGTAGCCTAATATTGTGACCTTATCCTAAAACTATGAATGGTCCTATATGCACTGCCCCGGTGTTATTTATCCAAATGATCTGTGGAAGAATACTTTAGAAGTGGGTGCTGCCTTACAGGCTGAACTCAGGGCATAATAGTCTCCAGGTTGAGGAAATCCCCCTTCCTTCTTCCGCAGTGGTCGGTGACGTCACCTGGCTGCAGCATCACGGCTTCTTTTGCTGATGTGCGCAAAGTGAGATCAGCTCCATGATGCTGTCCTCCTCCGCCGCTGGAGTTGTTCTAGTCTTAGCTTGGATTTATCCAAGTCACGCGCTCTATTTCCACATAGGAGAGACGGAAAAGAAATGCTTCATTGAAGAGATTCCGGACGAGACCATGGTTATCGGTAAGCCCGCTGTGGGGTCGTTAGCATGACGGAGCTAACTAGCTAAGAGCGAACAGCTGGCTCCATCCGAGATGCTGCATTGAATATGTCAGCAGTGAGGACGAAAAGAACCGGCagcttaaaacaaaaaaacagggtAGTTTGTAGTATTTAATGGTCCAACGCTGACGTGTGTGGCTGCTGGTTAACTGTTAGCCTCTTTATTACCTATTGCATATAGATGATCTTACCCCAGAGGGGATGTTGTACATTCAGAATAATCTCTGTAATACTTTATAAAAGGCACTATTTTATGTAGTTGATCGACGTAATCTGTGTCGGATTCAGACTGTAAAACTACTACC
The sequence above is a segment of the Anoplopoma fimbria isolate UVic2021 breed Golden Eagle Sablefish chromosome 12, Afim_UVic_2022, whole genome shotgun sequence genome. Coding sequences within it:
- the ikbkg gene encoding NF-kappa-B essential modulator isoform X2 is translated as MVQPQPDGPMQWEMSGEESGGTLRVPPELASNEVVNRLLGDNQQLRDALRRSNIALRQRCEEMEGWQQRTRDEREFLSCRFQEARALVERLAQENHSLQSLVNGPASNLSSNHCCSPSQTEDLQGRPARSGTLEGPQTLDQREKRRVEETDQHTQTTPPRSLPVEGANEFLQLLKSHKEKLEEGMRELRRKNEELERDKDEGEKERERMKRCIDQLRGKLVQAQASSATEEVIQHRSEAQHSSDRYRELEEKLDYLQKSSAQRDRTEALLKQKDKDCSQLAKDCEALKAQATSLLGELNERQSCLEKSEHERKVLDEKLCNKMKALQVAERELEQQRKQHHVAMDKLLLQTQSLEQALKTERHVVTEEKKKLTQLQHAYTCLFRDYDSKLKSEGGDLCSRLEEAERALALKQDRIDKLKEEVEQQKGSLETVPVLTAQAEIYKADFLAEREAREKLNQKKEELQDQLTQAVAEIDRLKQEATSRARMEQMKLRHLEDFPTRAPHIPPPQAFNTVPPAPSFRNQGSLAVGDQGAAGAEELPDLCCPKCHYQAPDMDTLQIHVMDCIQ
- the ikbkg gene encoding NF-kappa-B essential modulator isoform X1; this translates as MVQPQPDGPMQWEMSGEESGGTLRVPPELASNEVVNRLLGDNQQLRDALRRSNIALRQRCEEMEGWQQRTRDEREFLSCRFQEARALVERLAQENHSLQSLVNGPASNLSSNHCCSPSQTEDLQGRPARSGTLEGPQTLDQREKRRVEETDQHTQTTPPRSLGDASVRSFLSSAPPSPSTSLSEVWGEIVGRGNGQPVEGANEFLQLLKSHKEKLEEGMRELRRKNEELERDKDEGEKERERMKRCIDQLRGKLVQAQASSATEEVIQHRSEAQHSSDRYRELEEKLDYLQKSSAQRDRTEALLKQKDKDCSQLAKDCEALKAQATSLLGELNERQSCLEKSEHERKVLDEKLCNKMKALQVAERELEQQRKQHHVAMDKLLLQTQSLEQALKTERHVVTEEKKKLTQLQHAYTCLFRDYDSKLKSEGGDLCSRLEEAERALALKQDRIDKLKEEVEQQKGSLETVPVLTAQAEIYKADFLAEREAREKLNQKKEELQDQLTQAVAEIDRLKQEATSRARMEQMKLRHLEDFPTRAPHIPPPQAFNTVPPAPSFRNQGSLAVGDQGAAGAEELPDLCCPKCHYQAPDMDTLQIHVMDCIQ